The DNA window ATACAGAACAAAAGAATGCTGAAATCGCCGAAATCTTGAAGCAGTACAGTGATTAAATCGGGAAAAGAACAAATTCAAAAGCAATTTAAATAGCTTTCTTAATCATAAGATTCCTTAAGATTGAATGCATCGCATTTCGTAAATGACCAAAAGAAAGGGTATACTATATTCGTTAGAAAATATATTCtagggaaatggaaatttttcGGATCGGGATCATAAGTAGAGTCGCCTAAATATACAATTTTGTTGCCTGttcttaattttatatttaattttatattttagaaATCTGAAAAAccatttcaaatttaatgtTATTTTTTAGACTTGTGCTTTAGCTGCGAACAATTTCGAAAAGATACATTTCAAAATGTGAAAAGAATAATTCTAATTCAATTATACAATTTGCGGTAAAAGTCCAGCCAGTTTTTGATTTAATCAGATAGATTAAATTTAGATTATTTTTCAACACCTTCGACCAAGTTAGTTTTTCCGCTTTTGGTCTCCAGCCAATATAATTGCGATGCGGATAAAGATGTTGAGCGCATCCATGTAAATGGCCAGGGCATGATTAATTGGATCGTAAGGGTATTTACTGTACTGGGGATACAACTCCGCCGACTTAACGATCCTCTGGGTATCGTACAGAAGAAATCCGCTGAACAGGATCAGTCCGCCGTACAACGACATGCTGGCCAGTCCCGCCCCCACTGCAGTAGTTGGCGGCAGCCACATGGAGGCTAGCGAGGAGGCGAAGACCACGCCCAGTCCAATGGCCAGCGGTCCGCCCATATGCAGGAACTTTTCGCTCGGGGCACAAGCGGCCACCGTAGACAGGGCACCCACAATTCCGCTGGTGTACAGCAGAGCCTTGGTCAGAATGGGTCCGCCCAGGAGGCACATGGGCGCCAGGACAGCTCCCAGAACGGCGCAGTGGACGAGCCAGGCCAGCTGCTTGGCCCCGAAACCTGGCTGATATTCAATGCCTTGAGCAACGGATCCACTGAGCATTACCAGTCCCAGGGTAACCAATGAGGCAACCCATCCAGAACGCGTCATCAGTGCCATCATGGCATCCGATTGGAAAAAGGCAACGGCTGAAGCAGCTGTTACACCACAGGATGCTCCGAAATAGGCATAGGTGGCATGAATACGATCCCTCACGTACTGGGGCCACACCATCGAGTGGTCGTAGATACTCGGTTGATTGGAAAGGCCCAGGCCATAGTAACACAGACCCACGAGACCCATCAGAGCCGCTCCAGCAGCCGCTCCTTTGCCCATGGAGTAGGCATTTTCACTGGGAGGTCCCATCATGCGCTCCTTAAGGGAGGGACCTCTGGTTCGACTCTCCAGTTGGGAACGATCGCGATCTCTTGACTCCCTGGAATACTTTCTCATCCCCAGCTCTTGCATATTCCTTTTAGGAATCACGGACTTTTCTTGAGCCAAGAAAGGTGTTCTTAAGGAACTACTCTTCATCTGCGGATGGGCGGAGCTCCACAGGCGAGGACCTCCAGACTGGCCCAAAAGCCGCATCGGTCGTCCTGACAGGACATGGTTTAAACGTGCCAAAAGCATTTCGAAATTGGATGTGGTGTACTGTATTGAGTATTTAGTACAACGTCAGAAAGGTAATAATAAGAAGGGGGTTATGAGTTTTGCCAGTTTTAATGAACAATTTAGATAAACAAATTTTGAGACAAGACTAACCGATGCTGCTTAGAAGATTGATTTTGAAAGGGCAGCTAGGTTATATCCAAAATGAATGTGTTCATTTATTGCTATTTGCAGTTATAAGTTTATCAATTGTTGATTTGTTGTTggcatattatttttattataatgaGGAAATAGGTGATGCTACTGAAGAAACTGATAGCTCTATACCGCTTTGAACAAGTTTAACCTCACGACATCTAGATGCGAACACGAAGAATTTCCAAAAGATATTTCTATAGCTACTATAGATATTTTTGCACGTGCCCAGAAAAACAGAGAATTCTCAGCCAAGATTGTCTGAAATTGAAGGTTAATTGGCTGCCAAGCGATGAGATTGCTGTGTCAATTGATCAAACCAATGACTTAAATTGATTTCAGCCAATAAATAACAGTGTGGAATTGaccaaattttaatttcagatACTTAAAGGCAAGccatttattaataaaatgttgaaaatacaTTGTACAATTCGTAGGTGTGTGTCGAACTGATTGAATGTGGGCTGTGTGAATTTATTTCGACTGGCAGATATGCAAAAAAAGCCacaatttaaaaatgcaaatgaatgcagaattgaaataataaaacgacTTGATTGTTATATGACGTCATTATACTGCACAAATATACAAGGCATATCAATAGCAGTTGTTTAACAGATACAATCAAATGAGTGCTATTTTTCATTTGGATGTTGCGAATAGTTTGCCAGCCTTTGGATAATATGTATGGTAGCAGCATCTGAGAGAAATTAAAAACGATTTCAGGCCCCACATCTTATTTGCTACAATCCATCTTTTTGCCGCTTGAAATtcaatgaaatcatcgtgTGAAGGGGCCGAAATGAAACCAGTTGGCCACCAAACCGAGCTGATCTCATTCAACACCATTCCCATTCTTTGAGAATCGTCAAACagacaatttttttttgcaaaccAGCCCAAAATGTGAGTCAGCCTCTGGATGTGTTTACTATGGTTTACATAGTACGCGTACTACAATTTGCATACGTCCCGTGAACTTATGGGAACGCGGGCTGGTGGAGGAATTCTAGTTTGCTACCTAATTATTTGCGCAGTTTAAGTGTCGGCAAAAAGCCCACAGACAAAAGAGAGAGCCAAAGACCCCACTAAACACAATCGAATCGTATAATGACGTCTGCtttgtgcatgtgtgtgtgtatgtgctaGAGTGTTATAGTATTTGTGGGTATCTATGTTTGCCCATAATAAAGACAAGCTACGAATCCACAGAATCAATGGGAAATCGGGGAAAAACATGATAGAAGGGTTAAAAAAGATGTACCCAGAATATTGTGACTAATAGGTACCATCATAAATATCAGATAAGCAGTAATTTATATGtgattatatattatttcctTAAATACAAAAGAAGTTTCTTTTAAAATGTGGTATTTTTTGTAATGCTTAAACCTATGAACATTTTTGTATGCCGAATGCCGGAAAATGACTTGTCTATTCCCCATACTCGCCCACCTGTCCCACCTATTGTTGTTTTCTAGTACATAATTAAATGTGTATGCGTGCTTTCCACAAGGATTGGCAATCCCTGGGGTAGGACATTGTAAGCAGCTGCTCAGCAATTTCAAAGCAATTTCATTGCTCCCAGCTGTGAAAAATTCGTAACACAAAACAAGATAGAAAACGCTGTTTGCCTAACATAAACATTTTCCCGTAGGGATCGAAATAAAAGGTCTATTTTTTTCTGGATTTTGACttgttataaaaaatatataaagtgTAGTGTTTCGCTCTGTGGATCAGGACATAAATCATAAGTCGGTTGCGATTTACAGAAGGCTTTTGAATACCCAGTGGGTTTCGGAGGTgtgcaatttaattatatagtTTGCTTTAGTGGGGATGACACAATGCGCTGATGTCATGAGGCTTGTGTAATTGGAATGATTTTCATTCCACTCTTAGCTAAGTAATTTCAATTCTTCGAAAGGGGATATAAGCAAATCTTTATGGCCTAACCAAATATGGAGCTGCCTACTACGAGATGATCGCTGATCGCGCAAATGACACTTTTAGTGCTCAACTTAAATAATTTAGAAAATGAGTTGTCAACTTACTTGAGTCCAATTTTGAACTGATCAAATGCAGCCATGGAAGACATGTTGTTACTTCTTTGCTATCTCTCTTCGGCTCGGGTTCAATGGAAAAATCGACAGCCGCCTTTCAAACGCGGCCGAAATGTAGCTTTTTagttaataaattatataaattgtttatCGGTTTGTTGGTGTtttgatatatgtacatatatttaaaaacgcttttataaaaattgttttggtGTTTATGCCTAAGCGAGTTGAGGAACTGCCAGCTGTTCGATGGCCTTGCAAGGACTGCGTATATCAACAAAACGGAGCTTTTATGTCCTGcgcacaaacacacgcacacgcgtCGAAAACACGCTGGAAAACGAAAGCGCAGGATGCGAAAATTCCGAAACAAACGCCTATCACATAACTTTTGCCCAGTTTGCTGAGTCGCGGAACTAGATTCCCTCACTACTGTTGCCCGATGTCGGTGTAGTATATAGTTTGTGGCTTTTATGGGCTACGGATGGcactttattattttatatagtcTATAGTCTGGCATCTGTTGCCGTTACGCGTCCGCTTGGCGTGAAGGCAGCTCGTCAACTACCCGCCAAAGCACAAAAAGTTCTAAGCGCGGCGAAAAGCTCGCGAGCGCATGCGAAACATAAAAGCGTTTCTTGGTAGACACGGGAGATACGATTCGGGGAATCCTTATCTATAATTCAGTAGTGCTATGCTATATACTATGTAGTTCTGGAGCGCACTTTTCAACGTGCCTGACTCACTCTGCCCAATTACATGGCACAAAATGTGTCGACTTTGTCCTGCCGCCAAATATCCACTTTATCAatgtcaaaaaaaagaaacatttaaaaaaagcACCTATAGATAGCAGTAATCGTATTGATTCGCACTGGTAACCAGTTGTGATTTCGCTGATTCGacaatattttgtatattggTTCGTTTTTGTTTGATGGGGTGTCATGCGACGGTAATCTTTATGGCCCACTCATACTTTGATAAGAAAGCGTGAAGCCAATTTCACGAATGAgtcacattttttttattggagGGTCTTGTAGGAAGCTGGAATCGGGAAATAAATATTCGGCGTTTTAAGGGATACTAGAATTGGTGAAAAATTGTTCGCAGGACTTTTATCTATTATCGCTCATTATTTGATCAAGAAGTTCTTCTGAACTTAAAGACAATTCTGCTGAACACTTTTTCGGAAAATGACGTAGTTGTTCCTCACAAATAATTTACTAGTAGTTAAATGTTAGTTTAAAAATGACTGTTTTTATAGGTGTATAAATACGTTTATAAGGAAATAATGACATGCAAAACTGATTCTATTACTATTATAACTATGTATGCACATGGATTATGGATTTTATTGCTTTTGTATACATTCACACATAAATTTTTAGGCCTATTTCCACAAAATTTGCCtgaattataataaattagaTATACCCCTTGGGCAATtaagaaattattatattttagtacgttgttgaaattaaataattatttattagttattattatatatttcgaTATTTTTGGGTCTGTTTTCCCAGTCATATCGATTACTTAATCCTAATGGTCCGCCattcttaaattaaaatgtactCCTTGAATAAAGTCGTCCATTATGAACTAGTCcttctatttctgtttttattgGTGCCACTGGGGCAGTGTAAACAAAGCCAAGTGACGAAAACAAAATAGGGGAAGAAGGCAGGATAAACACAGCTGACTGAAGGACCTGACTCCTGTTGCTACAAGCACTGCTCAAAAGCTTTTTCCCCCAAAGCTCCTTAACTTGCGAACTACTTTGTGTTCGCATTATTGTGCCATTTGATTTGGTCTGCCCCAAGTAATTGCCTCTAGTTATGGTCAGTTCTAGTTTCAGTTTAGCTGAGCACGCATCTGCCGCAGACTGGAATCAGCGAAGATTACACCTAATCAAATTATGGGTTGAATTAATGGAGCTTTGGTGCTTTATCGACTGAGAAAAATAACGCATTAGTTATGCCTAACCCTTTTATATCCCCTTAATAAGAATCATTTCAAGCCAGGGTCTGTTTACTAAAATCTATTAAAGTTATATTGCAACAttgatacattttttttttaatgtaatTCACCAAGACATGACGGTTTTTCTGAG is part of the Drosophila sechellia strain sech25 chromosome 3R, ASM438219v1, whole genome shotgun sequence genome and encodes:
- the LOC6614262 gene encoding growth hormone-inducible transmembrane protein, giving the protein MLLARLNHVLSGRPMRLLGQSGGPRLWSSAHPQMKSSSLRTPFLAQEKSVIPKRNMQELGMRKYSRESRDRDRSQLESRTRGPSLKERMMGPPSENAYSMGKGAAAGAALMGLVGLCYYGLGLSNQPSIYDHSMVWPQYVRDRIHATYAYFGASCGVTAASAVAFFQSDAMMALMTRSGWVASLVTLGLVMLSGSVAQGIEYQPGFGAKQLAWLVHCAVLGAVLAPMCLLGGPILTKALLYTSGIVGALSTVAACAPSEKFLHMGGPLAIGLGVVFASSLASMWLPPTTAVGAGLASMSLYGGLILFSGFLLYDTQRIVKSAELYPQYSKYPYDPINHALAIYMDALNIFIRIAIILAGDQKRKN